Proteins encoded within one genomic window of Spiroplasma endosymbiont of Agriotes lineatus:
- a CDS encoding DDE-type integrase/transposase/recombinase: MVSRYSRYTKLKYRNHKTTTNNAQISNVLNREFNDKKLNEVVVSDLTYVQVGGKWHYICLLIDLFNREVIVYNAGPNKTAELVQQAFHKITRLLKQITLFHTDRGNEFKNKIIDEILITFNIKRSLNNKGCPYAYDNAVAETTTYKTFKTEFIKGKKFENLTQLK, from the coding sequence TTGGTTTCTAGATACTCTAGATACACCAAATTAAAATATCGTAATCACAAAACAACAACTAATAATGCCCAAATTAGTAATGTTTTAAATCGTGAATTTAATGACAAAAAACTTAATGAAGTTGTTGTTAGTGATTTAACATATGTGCAAGTTGGAGGAAAATGACATTATATTTGTTTATTAATTGACTTGTTTAATCGCGAAGTAATCGTCTATAATGCTGGGCCAAACAAAACCGCTGAACTAGTTCAACAAGCTTTTCATAAAATAACACGACTATTAAAGCAAATAACTTTATTTCATACCGATCGTGGTAATGAGTTCAAAAATAAAATCATTGATGAAATTTTAATAACCTTTAATATTAAAAGATCATTAAACAATAAAGGTTGCCCTTATGCTTATGATAATGCTGTGGCCGAAACAACAACTTACAAAACCTTTAAAACAGAATTTATTAAGGGTAAAAAATTTGAAAATTTAACACAATTAAAATAA